The following coding sequences lie in one Cotesia glomerata isolate CgM1 linkage group LG5, MPM_Cglom_v2.3, whole genome shotgun sequence genomic window:
- the LOC123265154 gene encoding uncharacterized protein LOC123265154: MKMVKLMSSPLKGILNARRGHSAESIISDWRFKSQLAPLEMSIARRDLDKNTKPKEAMDIILKVKTLEINSSFDTMKIDRGISEHWSNVLRYRWPIVFQSVFLIIVIAILGLRIGLRDNQDPGIHSNYNKFSLWPPFNSISPSTFKASDYSYGGCNYGFYCGGMKTTDGELVRRKASFLKRKRNLKELID, translated from the exons atgaaaatggtTAAACTAATGAGTAGTCCATTAAAAGGTATTTTAAACGCTCGCCGTGGGCATTCCGCAGAATCTATAATTTCCGATTGGAG ATTTAAATCCCAGCTGGCACCATTAGAAATGTCAATAGCCCGCCGCGACTTGGATAAAAATACCAAACCAAAAGAAGCTATGGATATCATTCTCAAGGTGAAAACTCTGGAGATAAACTCAAGTTTCGATACTATGAAG ATCGATCGAGGCATAAGTGAACACTGGAGCAACGTGTTGCGCTACCGCTGGCCTATAGTCTTCCAGAGCGTCTTCTTGATTATAGTCATCGCGATTCTCGGCCTTCGAATTGGACTGAGGGATAACCAAGACCCAGGAATTCATTCAAATTACAACAAATTCTCTCTCTGGCCTCCCTTCAATTCAATCTCACCCTCAACATTTAAGGCTTCGGACTATAG CTACGGCGGTTGTAATTATGGATTTTATTGCGGTGGCATGAAAACCACGGATGGAGAACTAGTACGGAGGAAAGCAAGCTTTTTGAAGCGGAAGAGAAACCTCAAAGAGTTGATCGACTAA